One Magnolia sinica isolate HGM2019 chromosome 2, MsV1, whole genome shotgun sequence genomic window, TAATGAAGTAAAACGTTGTAGTGATTCTTTAACTGCCCCTAATTGACCTTTTGTGGCTTGTAACGCAGCGTCCTTCTTAGCCGCCAATCAAGAAAGTCAACCGATATTTGCCGTCTAGGAGTGCatagctgttgagggtcaaatattgcatattagaccttatttattacttggttttataaacatgataatgcttaatgttctatttttaatcatgtttgtattgcaaggtgaatttgagagcttggattgaaaaggatgttaaaagcatggatttaatgctcaagaatcaccaatgtCAAGAATGAATTTGataaaaccaagaatgaagaatgtacATACTGAAgaaccaagaaaaccaagtctaaaatgaagaaaattggtgttttgaagtgaaattcggtgatcctcaactagtcctggcTCCGGCTCGACAAGTCCTACGTAcactcgactagtcctagcctcGGCTCAACCAGTCCTGCCTACGCAccactagtcctagactttgctcgaccggtcgaagctcAATCGGTCGAAGGTgtcttgactcgaactccagcgagtaaaacctcaaaatccccgttctgctcgaccagttgaaggagaccttcgaccggtcaaggactgcccacgaccagtcgagggttacgcaaaacTTGtgcagactacgtaaatttgagacggtttccagAAATTTTCACTCGGTGCGAAAGGTTAGAACCAGTGAAGTTTCAGGTTTGATCACCAACAGTTTGTGTTCTATGATTACTTACGAAAACAGGTGTGATCTAAATCTATGAAATATGATTTCTAAAAGTTGGATGTAAATCTATGAAATTAGTGGAACATTTTCCCGCTCGCAATTCTGAATTTGATGAGGAATTGAGTAAGGGCGGACTAAATCATATCAGAGGGCAGAGGAGCTAAGAGCAGATAAAGAGCTGAAAGCCTCTTTGATTTAGGAAAGGGACGATTTGAAAGGTTacttttcttgggtccctgaggCACCCCTAGGCATTATCTGGGGTTTggggagtggagtaaaagggtgagCCGCCGTCTGGgagttcttcttcctctttagttggtctttttgttttgtttaagagtctttagttcaatcatgtctatggttggctaaacctcttagctgtggctaagaggtgaagcttgtagcgtgattgggatgtttctattgctttgattcatgtttatattgaactctctttgattctagttcgattataaggaatactttcagtttttaatggtttgttgtgactcaaattataatggatctgcgatagctttaattatgttcttttcatgtattgagattgtgaatttaggaaatcctattgttcaccatcgtcccttgggcatggtcagatgatagaatcctccctaactttcacaaatcTTTCAGATTGGttttgagattggtaaatcctgttgttagtcttgtctcttgggcatggttttgtgacggaatcacttccagttctcacacctctcatccattgagaactatgtcaaaggaagttcagatttgattttactgaaatatcttccaattggatagaatGAGACTCCGATTCTAATCGtatgacttgaatcaagcatagatctctctgatctctacaagtggatccttggaaactctagtttcccacctttgaatttcttaagtttttcattaaatctctcacaattactctctatacgtccaaatttaggttttcatctttttctagttcttcttctactTGTTTTCAGAATacgcacaagattagtccctgtgaattcgaccttggtctcactgagattattactatatagcgaccctgcacttggggttgtgaacaatagtAACAACCATTTGGAGAATCCTCTTTTTGTGTTGAAGGTGTTCTATGCTTTCCAGCGAACTCTTGCTTCGGCGCGATCAGCTCCGCCTCTAAAGATGTGATCCTGACTTTCAAGTTATCCAGTTCGGCCTCGGAATTTTTCATTACGGTGTTCTCGGTCGCAAGCTCCTGGGTGATGGTGTGTGTAGAGGTTCTCTTGGACTTGGCCTTGGCTTGTTTGGTCTCAAGATGGTCAACAACAAGGCTTGATGTGATAGCACATTTCGAGTAGCCTCTGAAGCTCTTGGAGACCGGATACCTTGTTGGCCAGAGTAGGGTCGAACCAGGAATGGACATGATACGATTCAACCAATTGATTGAGTTTGTCAACCGACTCAGCATCAAGAGATCTCGCTAACCCCTTCTGCAAGAGATCATGGAGTTCGGCCTTCACATCTTGCAGATTGATGGAAGGTGAGGGAGACTCGGCCATAGTCGCTTCTCCAGTGAAAGCTCTCTCAAACGAAGAGATGATATCATCTATAGGAGGAAGATCTTCGCTATTAAAGACATGATTATCATCAAGTGGAGTCATCTTTACATTAATGTCAGTCGGAGTTGTCTCTACAATCTTGACCGGAGTGGTCTCAGCAATATCGACCATGGTCGTTTTGACGAAGTCGGTCATTGCGGTCTCTTCGATCTCAGCTGCAGTCTCCTTGGCCTCAATTGCCGCTTCGGCTACTATTGCTTCGACAGTAGTGACCTCAGCCTAACTAAAGCAGAGATCTCCTCGAACGTTATGGAAGTCAGTTTTGTAAAAAGAAGCATTAGTTAGAGTGGGAGCTTCTCGACCGATGGCTGAGGAGGAGGCACTCATTGTTTGTTCATTAATGTGTGAAAGTTGAGTGTTAGAGTCAAGGAAGCCCCCAATTGAAGATTACTAAGTACGAAGACTCACCGAGCTAAATAGGTCCAGGTACATACCAATGGTAAAATaaacaccattgaaacattcgggcATGTCcaaaggagtttttaatggtagggcattcaatcaccacggtttcctacattatggtccacctgataattgaatttgcttcatttttggaataatggcTTGAAACGATaagaaaaagtggatggacggcgttgatacaaaatacatacaccaaggtggccccATTGGGTGAGGCCGGAGTCGAACCTAATCTGCTCTCCATCTCGAGACGGTTCCCAACTTAACAAGCGGCGGCCAGGAATCGTCTGATAGACCTGATTTTTGCAGCTGCTTGGAAAacaaagctaggtggggccaccaagTTTCGAATGAAAATTCAGTCCGTCCATTAGGTGATAACTATTATTTGAACCACATACAAATATCAACCCAGCCTTTAATGACGGTTACACATGGTACGGCCGGCCTCACTTTGGATCAGGAGATTCttgtttttcatttcatccaagtGAGTTGAACCTTttaaatgggtttgatgaaagatacacaccatggtagtCCACACCAAAACCTACGGTTGGTatcccatctccattgttcccTAAGGTGCGGCCTACCTGAGTAGTGGATTTTGATAATCTGTTTTTTCCTTGCAGATCATAGAACGAGGAAAGAACGTAGTGGACGGAGAGGATTATacaaatacaacatggtgggccgcaTAAAACAGGTGTCGTACAGGATTCCGGTCCCTAAGGAGCATAGTGTCATGTGATACGGATGTGTACGATTGGCTTTCTTTCCTCTTTGTCTGGTTGGGTGGAATGGGAGAGTAGGGAGAGGTGGTGGTGCAGCTGCCATTGCTGTCGGTTGAGAGAGACCGCTTCCACCGCCTTTTCTCCCGCTGAAGGtgcgcttctctctctctctctccatccaaaAGAAAAAcaccagaaaagaaaaaaaagaaaaaaacgaaaGGAATGGGTCGTCATTTCTGACTCAGATTCCTCGCAGGATCCCTCTCTCCAGGGTTAGGGTTTCGTCATTTGTCTGCAAGATTGCTGTCTTTTCTTTTAGGGATTTTGAGGTGTTTATTGAAGAATGGGGTTTtgtttggggttttcttctcggGCAGCAGATGTATAGTTGAAAGGAGGAGAGGAATTTCAAGGAGGCTAGGTGAAGGGCATTTCTGTCATTTGTTAGGGCATTGGAGGAAGATCTGCGACGGAAATGAGCGCTTCTAGGTTTATAAAGTGCGTGACGGTCGGAGACGGCGCCGTCGGTAAAACCTGCATGCTTATTTCATACACCAGCAACACCTTCCCTACGGTAATATGGCTGTTGATTTCTTGAAATTTCTGCTTCTGTTATTCTATTTAGTTTGCATTGTTGCTGTTTTATTTTGACGGGTCATTCATATATTTTGATTTGGTGAATTGTCGTGGAAGAAGGATATAATTTCTTCCATTGATATGTGTTTGCGGCCCTGgtgtttgattttcaaaattgGTTTTGAAGAAagtgggttttttattttttagtttttatatttaaatGGTTTTGCATTGCCTCTGTTTGGTTTGGCAATATGGGTAATGGTTTCAGATGGTTTTGTGTGGGTGAATAATCCTGTTTTTAGGGATTCCCAATTGGAAccaataaaaggaaagaaagaaagaaagaaagaaagaaagaaaaacgctTGTCAAGGTTTCATTTAATTTGGGGAAATGGGTTCAGAGGAAAATTTCATTTTGCGAGGTTTTCATTTGATATGGGGAAATGGGTTTGAAGAAAATTCCATTTTTAAGAGATTTGTTTGGCCTATTGGAATGAGTGAAGTTCAGGTAAGTTCTCCAATTGTAAGGATTTTCTTTGATTTGGGGAAATTGCTTTAGAGTGGATCCCATTTGTAAAGTGAGGTTTCATTTGAATTGGGGAAATGGGTTGATAGGAAAATGTCGTTTTTAAGGGGTTTTATTTGATAAGGGGAAATGGGTTTGAAGAAAATTCCATTTTTTAAGAAAATTGTTTGGTCACTGGAAACAAGTGTGGTTGAGAAGTTCCAGTTGGAAGGAATTTCTTTGATTCGGGCAAATTGCTTCAGAGTGAATCACATTTTTGAGGTTTCATTTGAATTGGGAAAATTGGTTGAGAGTGAAATCTCATCTTCTGGTTATATGGATGGTtctaaaaaaatctcatttataAGAAGAGTTCTGCTGGATTCAGGAAATGTCGGAGAAAActtcaaattttaatggttgctTTAGATAATGATGCAATAGTTGTGATAAGAGCGTGAATTCGATATAGACCCTTCTCCCCATTGCAGGGTTATGTATGAATCAGGCCATCTCAATTGTGGGCCCTTATTGGGTGGTGCATGGTTAAAAAAGTCACATATCACATGTCACTTTTCTTTACTTGTCCCCATTGGATGCCGATCTTTAACAATTTTTGTTTTCTGCCTTCAGTTGGAAGGTGACTGATTGTGTTGCAAGGGTTACCTAATTGGTGACCGTGGGGCCTACTTAAAGGGTCCCCTACATGGACATCCTAATTCATCCATACCCTGCCATGTGTATTGGTGGAGAGGTGTTGTGTCTCTCCCGTACTCCAGTTCTACCAGCTTGTGCCATATCATTTCCTCTTGCCatgtgtttggattggtggaaagggGCTCTACCATATTTTGGTTCTGTTTGTTCTACCATATGGGTAGGGAAGAGCAATCCCATTTGTAAGGTGTTTTGTTTAATTTTGGTAAACAAGTTTGCAGAAAATTCCTATTCTTTTTTGAGTTTCAAACTCTCGACTGGATATTAGAAATGGTATAACttttatcaaattttattttgtgttgTGATTGGAAACAGGATTATGTGCCGACTGTTTTCGACAATTTCAGTGCAAATGTGGTGGTTGATGGGAACACTGTCAACCTAGGGCTGTGGGATACGGCAGGTAAGTTATGACTCTCACTATGATGCCgtgtctttctttctcttttctattTGAACAATTttgttgttttgttgttttttttttttttttttggaaacaggCCAGGAGGATTACAATAGATTACGACCTTTGAGCTATCGCGGGGCTGATGTTTTTCTGTTGGCATTCTCTCTCATCAGCAAGGCCAGTTATGAAAATGTTGCTAAGAAGGTAAGAGTATGTTTTTGTTTTCCTTGAAGCTGTAAAAATATCTCTTCCCTTGCACTACTTACTTTTTGGTTGATTTGTAATTTCACAGTTGATTAAAAATTCCATTTTTTACTTGTCTTCCTTTCCAGTGGATTCCTGAACTGAGGCATTATGCGCCTGGTGTTCCCATAATTCTAGTTGGAACGAAACTTGGTTAGATTTCTCTCATAGTTTTTTGAGTTTCGATTCATGCCATTGTTATCATATGTGTGACTGTGTATTGATTCACAATCAATTTTAATTTTGGCTTGCTTATGAGCAAAAATAACTGGATTTTGAAtgtttattaaaaatattaatcCATGCAATGATGCAATTGAAATGCCTAACCATTAAGCACCaatcaaaatttcaaagtataaCCTATTGGATGGATTATCTATGTCAATGAGCACATTTCTACAATAGTATTCATTAATGTTGAACTGATCTGATTGCAGTTGCTGCATGGCTCCTATTGGGGCCTAGAAGTAGTTCCACTGTTCTGTTCTGTGAAAAAAAAGATTTATTTCCATTTTCATAAAGTTTCTTCATGTTTAAGTTAATCTTTTTTGCTTTCTGAATGTTTTGTGTTGTTACACTTGTAATTTTTATATGAATAGCTGCAGCTTAGAGGGTTATTTAATGGAATCACAAAAAACTTGAGACCCTTATGAGACAAAGGTTAGAGATTAGAGGCGTTAGCGTCACATTAAAAATGTTTACCTTCTCTCATCTTCCATGTcaacctaatttttttttaaaaaaagagatgtCTCAACCTAATTGTTTCGAGTTACATTGTCATGTTTTGATTATAAAGACCAAAAAGGTACATGATTAGGGTGATAGTACTATGACTTGGAAAAATCTGTTGTTATGTGGATGAATGCTGGTCATATCAACGTTCTAGGTAGATCTTGTTGTTGACTTTTTCTCCCCAATGATTGAGTGTAACTGACTTGAGCAAGCCCATTCCTGGGAGAAGATCTGAAATCTTTGTAATATATACCACTTGTAAAGCTTGAATGCGAGGGCCTGGATTATCTATTTGTACCCAGGTGCATGGTATAATGATGATTCATGGATACCTTAATTGCTGAAGTAAGAAGAATGGAAGGATGGATCAGTTCCCAAGAGAAGGAAGGTCTCATTCTATGCATTATTCAGGCTCCCTGCCACAATAGTGAAAAGGAGAGGGGAAAGAGGGTCCCCTTGCCAGTGACCTATAGAATGAGAGAAGAAACCTGTTGGAGAATGGTATATTTTTGAATTAGTTACACTGGGCTTTGCTTCATAACCATATGTTTGTTTGATCCTATTTCTTTAAGCTTGAAGTCATTGAAAACTTTCTGTTGCGAGATGCTTTTATCATGGATAGGATGTTATAATTTGAAATCTCTAGCTATTTCACTAAACTCGTGGTAACTCATTTCGTACAATACAGTATGTTTTCTATGTGGTAGAATATTATTGTTGaagcggttttttttttttggttgttgttgttgttgttgttttgttttctcttcttcttcttcttgttccttTTAATGGCAACAAAACTTTATTAAGAAGGCCCAAGGGGCATAAAAGAAGAATCCATCAATGCAATGAAGAGGAGTCCCTCCTACAAAGAGAATATTTTTAGTCCTTAGCTAGTGGATCTGCCATACAATAATTGCTATGTACATAGTTGAagaatttattattttaatttccgACTTGTGTTTATTTATATGGAGAACCTTTGTGAAACTTATATGAAAACATCCTGTGGTCTCATGTTATATTTTTTATAGAGAATCTTGGTGAAATATCTTTAATATTTCATGAAAACAACTCATGGTATCATGTCTTGATTCAAGGAATCTGCTACAAGGAAGTAGACGGGGGAATAAGACATTTGTAGCTATTGAAGGGTTTTTTTGGCTGCTTTTCACATTCCCTTATAATAGTTGAGGGAGAAATCAAATTCACATGTAATTACTATAGCTTCTTTTGCTACCTTTTATCACTGGTGAGTTGATTTGGTTTGACCAATTAAGAGTTGGAGCTAAGCCTTTTAGGCGTGGTAGGACTTAATTTTACAGGGGTTTTGAGTTTTTAGTCTAAAAGATTTTATTTCTAGGTATCAAGGGAATCATGGATATTGTTACTATGCTGTGTGGCAATGTGCTGTGGTTTGCCAGGGATATGGATATATCAGAAAAAAGTTATGATACTACATGTGGATACAGCTCTCAATATACTCATAGGGAGGATTTTACTTCCTCTAGTGCTGATGCTGAATAAGCTGAGTGGGAGCTAAGCATTTCTGACGTGTAATCAAAGTTCCTGGGGACTGATTAGGAGTAATGTGGAGCTTTGTCTTTTAAACTGTCTTCTGTGATGTGGCTCTAAAACTCCTTTGGGAGTGGAACCTCATTTTCTCAAGCATTGATTGAATATTATTGCTGCCACTGTAGCAAAGTCCAAGTGTCACTTGGGTTTGCTGAGCCCACGTGTTGAACCTGCCCATGCACATGCAGCCACGTGTCCATGTGGCACGCGTGTGAGACCTAGACCCCCCATCAGTTGTGTCATGCTGATAGATTTTCTGGCTCAAAATTTAACCCTTTtaactcttcaggtgggccaaagtGCACCAAAGATTTAAAAAAGAAGCTAAGACCTTTGTGCAGGCCTTAGAGAATTTGTGGTCTCCTTTTGTGCTTGTTTGTTGTCAAGTACTCAGCCTAGCTAGTTCTTGTGGGGTCTAATATCAAATTTTCTATTTGACGTCTGTTTCTCTGTATAGGTTTTGTGGATGCTAGTAAGTTATTAGTACAGTCATTGTTCTGATGAACTAATGAGTACATTGTGTGGTTGCCATTGTTCTGGCCTTCATGAAATGAATTATAAGTGACCAATTCATGGAGATATGGAACTTTTAGAGGTTTCTTTTCTTCCTGGGGTTTTAGGATACACTTGTTTAAAACTTTAAATTATGCTACTTAACTAGGCAACTGCCTCTATGACTTCCTGTTCATGCAGGTTGGGGCCTGTCGAAAGACACTAGGCACAAAGTGAGGGGTGTAGGTGCTAATAACTTCCAtctttattgaaagaaaaaagaactctATGTGATCCCCATTGTAGGCTTTTGTGCATGTCCTTGGAGATAATATTTGTTTGCTTCTGTGGATGCCCCGAACCCCGAAGCTGTTGTTGCAAGTTGCAACCTCTAAGTTAGTAGCCTACTGATGCCTGTTAACACACCATGGGATATTCGTTAACAACAAATTGTGGTCTTAGGGGATTGCACTTCCAAAGAGTTATATGGGTAAGTATCATTCTTTGGAAGTTGCAAGTTGCAACATCAAAGTTAGTAGCTTACTGATGCCTGCCAACACACCATGGAATATTTCGACGAGGAATTTTGGTTTTGAGGGCTTGCTTTTCAAAAGAGTTATATAGGTATCCTTGGGCATGCATAGTCAGGGAGTTTAGTGCCAGCTCATATCTGTTCTGCAGGATCACTGGCATTCTAGAAGTGATTTTGTGGCTTGCACATGTTAGTTGTTACCAATATAGTCTTTGCTAAGGTATCGACAAGTCTGTTTTGTTGTTGTGTGAGTATGAAGCACCACCACTTCCACCTTTGATTGAAGGTAGTTCTTTTGAATTTCGTGGGTGAATCATGAACCAATCGAGAGGAGTGCTCTCTGCTTTGATGGGATCCTTTCAAATTTATTGGGACAGTTAAGCATAGTTTTACTTGACCTCCCCATCTCACTGCAAGATAGGAAACATAGCAACTTTCAAGGTGAGGAACTATGAACTAAAGTTCTCCTCCTTTAAGCTTGATTAAAAAGAGAGTAATCTTAAGGCACTAGGCAGAGAAAATTTCAATTAAGATACGAGAAGTTTTTCTTGAATTATCTCTTTTAATTGCATTCATCTACAAGAGCCCTTGTAGATTTGGGCAACTAGTTATAATATAACACATGTAAGCATGAGGTTTCATGCGATCATAAATGTGGAAGACTCATACTTTCAAAGATATACATGTCAAATCTATGAGGTGTCTTTGACATGAACACAAATAAGGTTCCACCCGACAGTTCATACAAATGTGTCACTGTGCATGACTCATTCTCACGAGGCAATGACATCTCACGCATAAGCATGCTAAGCATGAGTTGGTAACTTGGTATTTGATACCTATCAAAATCAACTATCTCATAAATGCCATGCTCCAAATTGAACTTGGCAAATTTTAAGCTGGATGCCCTTTTTGCGAATATGTCAACAAGCTATTCTTTTCTGGATACGGGCGCAAGGTCAACATCTCCACTTAGTACCTTCTCATGTAAATAGTGGTGGTGCACTTCAATGTTTTTCATCCTTTCATGGAACACTGGATTTGCTATAAGACGAGTCATGCTCTGGTTATCACAATGAATCATCATGGGATAATTTACATTTTTGTCAACTTCTTGCACTAACTAGCAGCATTTGCGCctttatcattgctgcttgatGATACTCTTTTCTCTGTTGATGACGATGCCATTAAGTCTACCCAGTGGTTGCTTTGTGAGTAGAGGATCTCCTACCCAATctacataaaaaaaaatccaactaaCTCTGCAACAACTCGTCTTGTACAGGGTATTGTAGCACACTGCACTATACATATCGCAAGATTCAATGAACCACATCTAGATGGTTTCCTCCAGTTTTGTTTTAACTGGCTTAACCATTGGAAACATGATGTCTAGCCCGGTAAATTGCGAGGTAAATTTAAGGATGGACTACTCGTACGAGTTGGATGCGACTCTTTCAAGTCGACTCAGACTAGGTTGAATCCAATCCAATTCGGCAGCATGCTTagttgatatatatgtttagttCTTCCTACATATCCTGCAAGGCAGAATAATACTCTCCTACACTCTTATTGCCTTGTTGAAAATCTTATGTTACAACTCTTATATGCAGGCCAAGTTTTCTCTTGCCTGAGCACACTTCCTTCAAGGTTTCCAAAacttcttttgctgttttaaagAACATGACATTGGCACTAATGGTCGGTTCCATACTATTCCACATCAATATTGTATTTGGGCATCTTCTTCCACCCAATGTTCATAATCGGCAGATTTTTTCATCAAGTTTAGGTGATTTTAAATACTTCcaacttttttcctttttgggtgaAAAACTTGTGTAAATGTGGCCCACTGTAGATGGTTTGCACCATTCAACTTGATTTGTTGTGATTTGGAAGTTTAGAGACTCGGATGGAGTCAAGAGATTAGAGACTTGGATGGACTTATGGAGTCAAGAGATTACTTTAAGTAAGCATGGAAGGGGGAATTTCAAAATGTGGAGCAAGAATAATATAATACTAATCGACTGCTTCAAAGAGATTCAAAGAGATGATCTCCATGCTAATATCCCATGATCGTTGCTGGGTACAGTGAATTTCTCATATGCATTCATGATCTCTTTGATCTTCAAATCTGACTGTAGATGCAACATGGCCCACTTTGAACGATCATGACTGGTTTAAGATGAATGGGTCTAACATTTTCACTAGGATCAACTACACAATCCACCAAATAGTGGTTGTTATGATAAATAGAAGAGATTTGTGCTGATCAGCCCCCAAACAAAATAGTGTTTCACtatggaaaggaaaagaaagaagagggagggagggagagccaTCTTGTCAttaaacacaggtgggccacctcTAAACAATAAAAAATGTTTGATCATAGATTTGGACTGTCAATGTTGCGGGTCCACTAAGTGATCATAGATTTGGACTGTcagtgttgtgggtcccacttgtagttCCTCGTTCCTCTCAAGAGTCCCTttgatatgatgatcctatccattAATCAGTGGCAAAcaaaatggacagtccagatctttTATTACAAAATATTGTTTGATCATAGATATTAATGTTAATCTTATGGGCCCCATCACTGCCTGCAGGTTCCTCTCAAGAATGGCTTTAATCTAATCCTAGCCATCTGGATAATGGCCAAGAAAattaatggtccagatcatctatGAAACAGTTGTCTAAATATGGATCTGGATCATTCATCTTGTGGTTCCCACCTTTTCTATACCTGTTCCTTTTGGGAGTTGCTTCGatttgatcatctgatcaatgccaaacaaaatggatggcctagatcatTTATAACAATAAGCTATCTGATCATGCATCTAGATCGTTAATCTTGTGGGCACCACCTCTGATTCCCTCGCTGTCCATCATGTAGGATCTGCATTTGCACCCTCCCTTCCAAAATGGACAATTCAAATCATTTAAGAAAATATCTGATCATGGTTTGCAAACATCTCTCCACACCAAGAACCACAATCTTCAGTTCACTTTCCCCACCTATATTTTGCTTGTGCTTTTGTTATTATCATGTCGTATTTTTTACAGTCTGCTCAACAATGTGATTTACTGGAATATGTTGATTGTTGAATATGGTGGTGCTGGGGACCCATCCCGATAGACTGCACATATTGTGGAGGATGGtacctgatgcaggacatggaaaattaaatatgatatgcaagattgcaggcttagatcacaccaattcagaaacaatcacacaaattccacatcccacatg contains:
- the LOC131237195 gene encoding rac-like GTP-binding protein 5, whose amino-acid sequence is MSASRFIKCVTVGDGAVGKTCMLISYTSNTFPTDYVPTVFDNFSANVVVDGNTVNLGLWDTAGQEDYNRLRPLSYRGADVFLLAFSLISKASYENVAKKWIPELRHYAPGVPIILVGTKLDLRDDKQFFVDHPGAVPITTAQGDELKKLIGSPAYIECSSKTQQNVKAVFDAAIKVVLQPPKQKKKKRKAQKSCSIL